One Natator depressus isolate rNatDep1 chromosome 13, rNatDep2.hap1, whole genome shotgun sequence genomic region harbors:
- the LOC141997473 gene encoding olfactory receptor 5AP2-like, with protein sequence MRHMQWKNQTSITKFILLGFRNMNEVQILLFVLFLVIYIVTLAGNLLIVMLVVADQQLHTPMYFFLGNLSFLDTCYTSVIAPRLLSGFLAEDRTMSFGDCITQLFFFSALACTECFLLAVMAYDRYLAICDPLSYNVIMNLRFCLQLVSASWITGFSVSALAVGMVPQLSFCGPNEINNFFCDMEELLKLSCTKSRLAEMIILVSCSLVSLVPLLFIVMSYILILSATLQIASSAGRQKAFSTCASHLLVVSLYYGTIVIMYVSPSAEQSPAFHKALSIMYTVVTSMFNPIIYSLRNKEVKGAFRKVVLQNLGMI encoded by the coding sequence ATGAGACACATGCAATGGAAAAATCAAACATCCATCACCAAGTTCATCCTGCTGGGATTCAGGAACATGAATGAAGTTCAGATTCTGCTTTTTGTGCTGTTTCTAGTGATCTACATTGTGACCCTGGCTGGGAACCTTCTCATTGTTATGCTAGTTGTGGCTGATCAGCagcttcacacccccatgtacttcttcctggggaacttgTCTTTCCTGGACACCTGCTACACCTCAGTCATTGCCCCCAGGTTGCTGTCTGGATTCTTGGCAGAGGACAGGACAATGTCCTTCGGGGACTGCATCACACAGTTGTTCTTCTTCAGTGCTTTGGCTTGCACTGAGTGTTTCCTACTTGCAGTCATGGCTTATGACCGTTATCTAGCCATATGCGACCCACTCAGCTATAATGTTATAATGAACCTCAGGTTCTGCCTTCAGTTGGTATCTGCCTCCTGGATAACTGGTTTCTCAGTCAGTGCATTAGCAGTGGGGATGGTTCCCCAGCTAAGCTTCTGCGgtcctaatgaaattaataatttCTTCTGTGACATGGAGGAGCTACTTAAATTGTCCTGCACAAAAAGCCGCTTGGCGGAAATGATCATTCTGGTCTCCTGCTCCCTGGTATCCCTGGTCCCTCTCCTCTTCATCGTTATGTCTTACATTCTTATCCTCTCGGCCACCTTGCAAATTGCCTCCTCTGCTGGGAGGCAGAAGGCCTTTTCCACCTGTGCCTCTCACCTGCTAGTGGTGAGTCTGTATTATGGAACCATCGTTATCATGTATGTGTCACCATCTGCTGAGCAGTCCCCAGCCTTCCATAAAGCCCTGTCTATCATGTACACAGTCGTCACCTCGATGTTCAACCCCATCATTTACAGTCTGAGGAACAAAGAGGTGAAGGGGGCCTTCAGGAAAGTTGTGCTGCAGAACTTAGGTATGATTTAG